A genomic segment from Neodiprion lecontei isolate iyNeoLeco1 chromosome 1, iyNeoLeco1.1, whole genome shotgun sequence encodes:
- the LOC107217214 gene encoding dual specificity protein phosphatase 3 isoform X1, giving the protein MAQGGDSPKGDDFQKHLVDGETTGQYLAEVIHKTRTNFRPLPGITDQDNYHSSYRIQANVDCDEVYPNIYIGDAPTAKNKKYLKILDITHVLNTAEGKRFGFVDTDANYYKDTNIKYMGLPLADLSSTCINEYFHTAATFIEEAVSTGGKAFVHCMMGISRSATCVVAYLMIKKQMLASEAIRTVRKNRDIHPNNGFLHQLAELDNQLRRQRL; this is encoded by the exons ATGGCGCAGGGTGGAGATTCCCCGAAGGGCGAC GACTTTCAGAAACACTTGGTCGACGGTGAAACAACTGGCCAATACTTGGCCGAGGTTATTCACAAGACTAGGACCAATTTTAGGCCGCTGCCTGGAATTACAGACCAAGATAACTACCACAGTTCCTATCGTATTCAAGCAAACGTCGACTGCGACGAAGTCTATCCCAATATTTATATCGGAGATGC ACCAACCGCGAAGAATAAAAAGTACCTGAAAATTCTGGACATAACGCATGTTTTGAATACCGCTGAAGGCAAACGTTTTGGATTTGTCGATACTGATGCAAACTACTACAAGGACACTAACATAAAGTACATGGGCCTTCCTCTGGCCGATTTATCCTCGACCTGCatcaatgaatattttcatacagCAGCAACATTTATCGAAGAAGCTGTGTCTACAGGAG GGAAGGCATTTGTTCACTGCATGATGGGTATATCACGCAGTGCGACGTGCGTTGTTGCATACCTCatgattaaaaaacaaatgcTTGCTTCGGAAGCAATCCGAACAGTTCGTAAAAATCGAGACATACATCCAAATAACGGCTTCCTTCATCAGTTGGCCGAATTGGATAACCAGCTACGCAGGCAACGTTTATAA
- the LOC107217214 gene encoding dual specificity protein phosphatase 3 isoform X5, with protein sequence MKKDFQKHLVDGETTGQYLAEVIHKTRTNFRPLPGITDQDNYHSSYRIQANVDCDEVYPNIYIGDAPTAKNKKYLKILDITHVLNTAEGKRFGFVDTDANYYKDTNIKYMGLPLADLSSTCINEYFHTAATFIEEAVSTGGKAFVHCMMGISRSATCVVAYLMIKKQMLASEAIRTVRKNRDIHPNNGFLHQLAELDNQLRRQRL encoded by the exons ATGAAAAAG GACTTTCAGAAACACTTGGTCGACGGTGAAACAACTGGCCAATACTTGGCCGAGGTTATTCACAAGACTAGGACCAATTTTAGGCCGCTGCCTGGAATTACAGACCAAGATAACTACCACAGTTCCTATCGTATTCAAGCAAACGTCGACTGCGACGAAGTCTATCCCAATATTTATATCGGAGATGC ACCAACCGCGAAGAATAAAAAGTACCTGAAAATTCTGGACATAACGCATGTTTTGAATACCGCTGAAGGCAAACGTTTTGGATTTGTCGATACTGATGCAAACTACTACAAGGACACTAACATAAAGTACATGGGCCTTCCTCTGGCCGATTTATCCTCGACCTGCatcaatgaatattttcatacagCAGCAACATTTATCGAAGAAGCTGTGTCTACAGGAG GGAAGGCATTTGTTCACTGCATGATGGGTATATCACGCAGTGCGACGTGCGTTGTTGCATACCTCatgattaaaaaacaaatgcTTGCTTCGGAAGCAATCCGAACAGTTCGTAAAAATCGAGACATACATCCAAATAACGGCTTCCTTCATCAGTTGGCCGAATTGGATAACCAGCTACGCAGGCAACGTTTATAA
- the LOC107217214 gene encoding dual specificity protein phosphatase 3 isoform X3: MAQGGDSPKGDKHLVDGETTGQYLAEVIHKTRTNFRPLPGITDQDNYHSSYRIQANVDCDEVYPNIYIGDAPTAKNKKYLKILDITHVLNTAEGKRFGFVDTDANYYKDTNIKYMGLPLADLSSTCINEYFHTAATFIEEAVSTGGKAFVHCMMGISRSATCVVAYLMIKKQMLASEAIRTVRKNRDIHPNNGFLHQLAELDNQLRRQRL, from the exons ATGGCGCAGGGTGGAGATTCCCCGAAGGGCGAC AAACACTTGGTCGACGGTGAAACAACTGGCCAATACTTGGCCGAGGTTATTCACAAGACTAGGACCAATTTTAGGCCGCTGCCTGGAATTACAGACCAAGATAACTACCACAGTTCCTATCGTATTCAAGCAAACGTCGACTGCGACGAAGTCTATCCCAATATTTATATCGGAGATGC ACCAACCGCGAAGAATAAAAAGTACCTGAAAATTCTGGACATAACGCATGTTTTGAATACCGCTGAAGGCAAACGTTTTGGATTTGTCGATACTGATGCAAACTACTACAAGGACACTAACATAAAGTACATGGGCCTTCCTCTGGCCGATTTATCCTCGACCTGCatcaatgaatattttcatacagCAGCAACATTTATCGAAGAAGCTGTGTCTACAGGAG GGAAGGCATTTGTTCACTGCATGATGGGTATATCACGCAGTGCGACGTGCGTTGTTGCATACCTCatgattaaaaaacaaatgcTTGCTTCGGAAGCAATCCGAACAGTTCGTAAAAATCGAGACATACATCCAAATAACGGCTTCCTTCATCAGTTGGCCGAATTGGATAACCAGCTACGCAGGCAACGTTTATAA
- the LOC107217214 gene encoding dual specificity protein phosphatase 3 isoform X2, producing the protein MKSTWRDRDRDFQKHLVDGETTGQYLAEVIHKTRTNFRPLPGITDQDNYHSSYRIQANVDCDEVYPNIYIGDAPTAKNKKYLKILDITHVLNTAEGKRFGFVDTDANYYKDTNIKYMGLPLADLSSTCINEYFHTAATFIEEAVSTGGKAFVHCMMGISRSATCVVAYLMIKKQMLASEAIRTVRKNRDIHPNNGFLHQLAELDNQLRRQRL; encoded by the exons ATGAAGAGCACGTGGCGGGACAGAGATCGG GACTTTCAGAAACACTTGGTCGACGGTGAAACAACTGGCCAATACTTGGCCGAGGTTATTCACAAGACTAGGACCAATTTTAGGCCGCTGCCTGGAATTACAGACCAAGATAACTACCACAGTTCCTATCGTATTCAAGCAAACGTCGACTGCGACGAAGTCTATCCCAATATTTATATCGGAGATGC ACCAACCGCGAAGAATAAAAAGTACCTGAAAATTCTGGACATAACGCATGTTTTGAATACCGCTGAAGGCAAACGTTTTGGATTTGTCGATACTGATGCAAACTACTACAAGGACACTAACATAAAGTACATGGGCCTTCCTCTGGCCGATTTATCCTCGACCTGCatcaatgaatattttcatacagCAGCAACATTTATCGAAGAAGCTGTGTCTACAGGAG GGAAGGCATTTGTTCACTGCATGATGGGTATATCACGCAGTGCGACGTGCGTTGTTGCATACCTCatgattaaaaaacaaatgcTTGCTTCGGAAGCAATCCGAACAGTTCGTAAAAATCGAGACATACATCCAAATAACGGCTTCCTTCATCAGTTGGCCGAATTGGATAACCAGCTACGCAGGCAACGTTTATAA
- the LOC107217188 gene encoding 60S ribosomal protein L13 gives MGKRNNMIPNGHFHKDWQRFVKTWFNQPARKYRRKQNRIKKARAVAPRPASLLRPIVHCPTFRYHAKVRAGKGFTLEELKSAGLNKKFARTIGIAVDHRRRNKSVESLQTNAQRLKEYRAKLILFPINEKKIKKGEATEEERKVASQIKGEVMPVRHQAPAKAKARIVTDEEKKFSAYITLRKARADARLVGIRAKRVKDAAENPDDVTKAPKEKKAKK, from the exons ATGGGTAAGCGCAATAATATGATCCCGAATGGGCACTTCCATAAAGATTGGCAACGATTTGTGAAGACCTGGTTTAACCAGCCTGCCCGCAAATACCGCAGGAAACAAAATCGCATCAAGAAAGCACGTGCAGTAGCTCCCAG ACCTGCTTCATTGTTGAGGCCAATTGTCCATTGCCCAACCTTCCGTTACCATGCTAAGGTCAGAGCAGGCAAAGGATTTACTTTAGAAGagttgaaaagtgctggactTAACAAGAAGTTTGCGAGGACTATTGGTATCGCCGTTGACCATCGCAGACGAAACAAGTCTGTCGAGTCTCTGCAGACGAATGCACAACGGCTCAAAGAATACAGAGCCAAGTTGATTCTCTTCCCGATCAATGAGAAGAAG ATCAAGAAGGGAGAAGCAACGGAGGAGGAGCGTAAGGTTGCATCTCAAATAAAGGGCGAAGTGATGCCAGTCAGACATCAAGCACCTGCTAAGGCTAAGGCACGCATAGTTACGGacgaagagaagaaattctcTGCCTATATTACTCTGCGTAAAGCTAGAGCCGACGCTCGTCTTGTTGGTATACGTGCAAAACGTGTTAAAGATGCTGCTGAAAACCCTGACGACGTTACCAAGGCCCCCAAAGAGAAGAAAGCCAAGAAGTAA
- the LOC107217214 gene encoding dual specificity protein phosphatase 3 isoform X4 translates to MKSTWRDRDRKHLVDGETTGQYLAEVIHKTRTNFRPLPGITDQDNYHSSYRIQANVDCDEVYPNIYIGDAPTAKNKKYLKILDITHVLNTAEGKRFGFVDTDANYYKDTNIKYMGLPLADLSSTCINEYFHTAATFIEEAVSTGGKAFVHCMMGISRSATCVVAYLMIKKQMLASEAIRTVRKNRDIHPNNGFLHQLAELDNQLRRQRL, encoded by the exons ATGAAGAGCACGTGGCGGGACAGAGATCGG AAACACTTGGTCGACGGTGAAACAACTGGCCAATACTTGGCCGAGGTTATTCACAAGACTAGGACCAATTTTAGGCCGCTGCCTGGAATTACAGACCAAGATAACTACCACAGTTCCTATCGTATTCAAGCAAACGTCGACTGCGACGAAGTCTATCCCAATATTTATATCGGAGATGC ACCAACCGCGAAGAATAAAAAGTACCTGAAAATTCTGGACATAACGCATGTTTTGAATACCGCTGAAGGCAAACGTTTTGGATTTGTCGATACTGATGCAAACTACTACAAGGACACTAACATAAAGTACATGGGCCTTCCTCTGGCCGATTTATCCTCGACCTGCatcaatgaatattttcatacagCAGCAACATTTATCGAAGAAGCTGTGTCTACAGGAG GGAAGGCATTTGTTCACTGCATGATGGGTATATCACGCAGTGCGACGTGCGTTGTTGCATACCTCatgattaaaaaacaaatgcTTGCTTCGGAAGCAATCCGAACAGTTCGTAAAAATCGAGACATACATCCAAATAACGGCTTCCTTCATCAGTTGGCCGAATTGGATAACCAGCTACGCAGGCAACGTTTATAA